CCAATTTGCCCAGGCTCCATCAACTGCCATCAGAAAGACAGCATGAGAAGACGTGTTTGACTTGTGTTATGCCACATAAAGTTATTTACGCTGGGGTCAGATTTTGAAGGTTTATGCTAAACAGGTACCATTTATGTTAAATGCCTCGAAACTTAAATGCATCAATTTTCAGTTTGAGCGAATTCAATATGACCGccaataaattttgaaatttacatcATACCCAAAAAACCCGCTGTGAGGTAAAACTATTTTATGATAATATTACCGACGGTTCTTATAATATTAGACGTTGGTTTATCTTTTTGCAGTATCtccatcttcttttttttaaattactaaaTATGCTGATATAAAACAATACGTCTTACTAATGCAGACTTGGGTGTTGCAGGTCTGGTTTTGACTTGTCGCTCCCGAACattgggcgccgccatattgtgGTGAAGGGCTGGTACAACTGCGCGTGCGCACCTGTGTTCCTCCGCCGCAGCTTACGGTACAGGTGCCCCATGATCCCCAGTTCGTTAAACCGCCATCAACTAATAATTAACATCATTTCtttatttactggtatattttttttttattttagaagtCTCACACCTACAGATCAACATTCaacatttttcatgttttgtttttacttctgcgtgtttttttttcaaacagggagttttaaaaaaaatcttggacTTACTGGGACAATTGTGGGAGTTGCAGCTTTGACTAGAGGTTGTAGACCCAGCGCAGTTAGCTCCGCCATACTGAGGGGCGGGATTGGAACAGCTTCGTGAGCGTGTCTGTGAACCTCCCCCGCAGGTTACAGTACATGTTCCATATGATCCCCATGAACTCCAAACACCATCaactgtaaatattatttttctatttatttattatggtccataaataaaacacattgtATACACATTGCGTTCACTGTGATAAAAACAGAGAGATTTTATAAACTTACTGGGACAGTTATGTGTGTTACAAGTTTGAGTGCTTGAGGACATTCCGGGACAGTTAGCGCCACCATATTGTGGAGCGGGGTTGTTACAAGATCGGGTTCGGGATTGAACTCCTCCTCCACAAGTCTCGGTACACGTGGCCCAGGATCCCCAGCTGGCCCATGATCCGTCAACTGTTAATTGAATGAATACTTTCTGAATTACTGTAATGATGATGTAACTTATATCTGATCATTTCTCTTTAAAAAccattttcacaatattttttcaGTTTGCTTAAACTTTCAAATTGAACGAGCAGACTTAGAATTTtgaatatatacaatgtacatgcacGACATACAACATGTGGTTACTGAACACCTACTTGGACAGTTGTGTGTGTTACAGTCTCGTAATGACGAGGAACTTCCAACACAGTTAGCTCCAAGATACTGAGGGGCGGGGTTAGTACAGGTTCTAGTCCGTGATTGTCTTCCTCCACCACAGGTCACTGAGCAAGCGGCGTATGATCCCCAAGACGCCCAGTTTCCATCAACTTTAAGTATTTGATTTTACCAAATATCAGAAAcactattttgatttttgtatatcATTGAGCATGCGTAGCATAATACCCAAGACGTACAATTTCCATCAACTTAAATTTTTTGGATTTCAGCAAATATCATAACAATGAGCTCTAATATATTATAGTTCTGCTTAGAAATGTATGTTTATCATCGACAAGGTTTTCTAAAGAAATCAACGCtgctttatcaatttatttaaaaagtttcattcCTAACATCAGAAAAATAAATCTTACTTGGACAGTAATGCGTATTACAACTCCGAAATGATGAAGCCGATCCGGAACATGCCGATCCGCCATATTGGGGGGCGGGGCTTGTACAGGTGCGGGTCCTGCCCTGAGTTCCCCCTCCACACGTTACGGTACAGGCGCCATAGGACCCCCATGAAGCCCAATTACCGTCAactaaaacatatttcttataATCAAAAGCAAACAgctcaaaattaattttaaagcaACTAAACTTTTTATCACtagtattaaattaaatgtatctTTATACTCACTTGGACAGTTGTGTGTGTTACAGTCTCGTGATGACGATGTTCTTCCAACACAGTTAGCTCCAAGATACTGAGGGGCGGGGTTCGTACAGGTTCTATTCCTTGATTGACTTCCTCCACCGCAGGTCACTGAGCATGCGCCGTATGATCCCCAAGACGCCCAGTTTCCATCaactaaaaaaattcattgatactgaatatcataattattttgatttagGCATAAGTTTCGAAATGTTTTTAGTTAaggttatatacattttttcacTTATAGCAGGAGACAATTCTTACTTGGACAGTTGTGTGTATTACAACTCTGAGATGAAGAAGACGACCCGGAACAAACCTTCCCGCCATATTTGGGAACGGGGTTAGAACAGGTGCGATTTCTGCCTTGCGTTCCTCCCCCACAAGTAACGGTACAGGCGCTATAGGACCCCCATGAAGCCCAATTTCCGTCAactaaaacatatttcttataACCATAAGTAAACagcttaaaattaattttatagcaACTCAAGTTTCTATCAACAGTATTAAACTAAATGTAGCTTTATACTCACTTGGACAGTTGTGTGTGTTACAGCTTTGTGACGACGATGTACTTCCAACACAGTTAGCTCCAAGATACTGAGGGGCGGGGTTAGTACAGGTTCTAGTCCGTGATTGTCTTCCTCCACCGCAGGTCACTGAGCATGCGGCGTAAGATCCCCAAGACGCCCAATTTCCATCAactaaaaatgttataaacacTGAACATTACATTTTGATTTAGACATaagtttcaaaatgtttttaattaaggTTTTCTAAAGAAGTAAAGGCCGCTGATTTTAtgattatatacaattttatatttttggcaGGGGACAATTCTTACTTGGACAGTTGTGTGTATTACAACTCTGAGATGAAGAAGACGATCCGGAACACGCCTTCCCGCCATATTGAGGGGCGGGGCTAGAACAGGTGCGAGTCCTGCCTTGCGTTCCTCCCCCACATGTCACGGTACAGGCGCCATAGGACCCCCATGAAGCCCAATTTCCGTCAACtagaatacatttatttttatcaaaaataatgcAAACATCCGAGGTTGTATTTAGTGATTTAATCTTTTATCACCGCCATATGAAACTAAATGAATCTATCTACTTACTCGGACAGTTATGTGTGTTACAGCTTTGTGATGACGAAGAACCTCCAATACAGTTAGCTCCAAGATACTGAGGGGCGGGGTTAGTACAGGTTCTAGTCCGCGATTGTCTTCCTCCACCGCAGGTCACTGAGCATGCGGCGTAAGATCCCCAAGACGCCCAATTTCCATCAACTACAATATTGTAAACACTGAACATTACTTTTTGAATTCAAGTATATTTACGCTCGGTATATTTCCACTTACGTTTGCATCAATTTGGAAATCTGTGAGattcaattttcaataacaCGCCAAAACTGATCACGGCATATCAGCGGGTCAAGTTAACGTCATCACGTGCTTTGAATGGATTAATTATtgttagattaaaaaaaaaatagcccatgggccacatcgctcacctgaggaacaatatgtatgataaaatcagctcaatggggtcataatacaaactatctggacaatgtacaattttataatacatgtagatcctgtataaataaaatccacccccccccctcgatattcttatgttcataagtcccttttctaacaggatgattttatagtcatatcacatgttgagtattgcagttcttcAAAAGATCCTTAACGATTGTTTatgcacgggttgacatagatatatgatatcggacattaagaaattatagatacacaccgtattgttgacatttacataaccaagctttaagtcTACAGtaaagatatttaatttcactacactccaggcacgtagcatcgtttttgaaagtgggggggccagacccatccaaaaaatcttgacaagcaaaaaaaaaaaaaaaaaaaaaaaaaaaaaaaaaaggaaatttaaattttccaaaaatcttcaaaatcctaatccgtgggggggggggggtgggggttgacTAAACtatactttcaaaaaaaaattcttccctaccaaaaaaattttccctccaaatcatgaaattcctaatccgtgggggggggggggggggggggggagaaggGGAGAGGGAGGGGGGAACCTTCAATTTGACTGCTCATTTCCTAATTTtcgtatcaattttttaataccttccaaaaaagtgggggggccaactcctttataattcatttttttctatgcaaattttaaaaaaattgttgctgcgaaaaaaagtggggggccaggccccccctgatgctacgtgcctgcactctgcttagtttgaataataggagtcatgattttcacaacttttaatctacactacctgagattgcttccaaacaagtttcagctttcctggctgattatttactgagaagatttttaaagatttactctatatattcctatgtaaaactttaacacccccccccaatctggccccatcctacccacagggatcatgattttcaaaaatctgaatttaaattacctgaggatgcttccacataagtttcagctttcctggctgattagtttttgagaagaagatttttaaagatttactctatatatttctatgttaaacttcgaccccccattgtggccccaccctcccccccccccccgaggtcatgatttttacaactttgaatctacactacctgagaatgctaccacacaagtttcagctttcctggcttaatggttcttgaaagaaagatttttgaaaatttcttaatttttttcatttatttctaattatctccccttgaaaaagggtgtagccattaattttcacaacggtgaatcccctttgcctaaaaatgatttgtgccaagtttggttgaaattggcccagtagttcttgagaagatgttgaaaatgtgaaaagtttacggacggacagacggacgacagacaaaatgcgatcagaaaagctctcttaagctttcagctcaggtgagctaaaaacgttTAAACCCAAATAATGTATTTGATATGAACTTAAAGTGATATTTAAATCATATCTATTCGGTAGTAAAAATAAAGTATTCTCGAACAAGATTCTGGCATTGTATTTTTAgcgttgtaaataataaaaaatgaaaaacagaatttgacaaaaatcgtgactatgcccctttaatgcTAGCTTTGAATGCTGGTTTTTGGATTATGttggtcctataacacaccgaTAATCATATCGCGCTAACGCAATACATTCGTCTGCACGGCCAGGTGTTTTATAGCactgacaaataaaatcaaagtactgaaagtactgaaaagcgctaacctagcttgaTTCTAAAGGAAATTTACTTTGTGCAAGCGTAGGTAGAAATGAGTCTTATAGAAATTTCCACATGTTTTTACTATCAATTGAAAGTATTCAATGCAAGAGGAGTCAAAATGACGTTGAACTTGTACTCATCCAAATTTATccttattcaatttaattttgattaagaaataaatttggTCGAAATTacgtttcctttaaaaatatacatgtatattatgagTTATCATATACACTaaagttaatttaaatcaaAGCTGGACACGACTTGTAAATGGACACTTGCCTGAATCATGAAAAGCTCTAATGATTTTGTTACACTTTATTTCACATCTGGACCTTGTGTGCGACGTGTTAAATACGTTTGTTTGTCTAATGTTTGCAAATTTATATTGCTGTTATACGTTTAGTCAGTTCCTTATTACGTGCTGTGGGGAGAGCGGCGAACTCCAAGAATTATGGTCATTTACAAgtcgtttttatttttctacatgtCAGCTTCTTTTTACTCACTTATTTCCTCACAAGGTTAGCTTTTTTAAAAGCTAAGAAAGTAAGCCAGTTTTAGGTTACAAGAGActacaaaatctttaaaaatacaagATATAAATAGTTTCCAGGTCAATAATAACATGCggatgtacatatatatttataactgTATGTGAGGAGATAAGTGTGTAGCAGTGTACACGTATGCAATGGGACGATGCGCAGTATGACCTAAAAACAGACCAATtccataacttcttcgaatttttCCAACACGGACTGTTTAGTAATTACTttccagaattccaatttacgtaAGAACATTTGAAGTTTCATAACAACTTAATTAATCAGCCCGAGGGCCGAGTAATCACTGCGTAGCAGCCCCTGCAATGACGTACGTAAGTCCTGCACATTAAATTTACAATAGCCCGTGCAATTATATGtgtaaacccctgaaactgattctcaaccagtttaaatgatgtatatttctgctgATAGGGGGcagttattcgatgcaccggaagttgaagtctaaTGACAATAAAGAGCTgtgctatgcttagcgctttaaaaagaagcattcaatgcttaaacaaatttagaaaatgtatttatatcaagGTTTTCTAAAGAAATCAAGACAGTTTCATCACTGATTATATACCATTTCATTACAGCAAGGGACAATTCTTACTTGGACAGTTGTGTGTATTACAACTCTGAGATGAAGAAGAAGATCCGGAACATGCCAATCCGCCATATTGGGGGGCGGGGTTAGAACAGGTGCGAGTCCTGCCCTGCTTTCCTCCCCCACAAGTCACGCTGCAGGCGCTATAGGACCCCCATGAAGCCCAATTTCCGTCAACTAAAACACATTGATTATAATCAAAACTAATgcaatcaagaaaaaaataattttcagtaaCTTGGGTTTCGTATTTAAAGATACTCTTGGGAAAATAAAGTAGGCAAAGGAGATTTGCTTAGCCGTGTGCATGTTACTGCAATAGAAGAATAATTATTGACGAATTTGTAGCTAAAGAGTATAGAGTCTATTTTGTGTGAGCACTAAAATTGTGTGCTTGAGTAGTATCATATTAGAAACATTTATACTAGAAGGGTATGTACCAGGAAAGTCTGTACCAGAAGAGCCTGTACTACTATGTATGTACTAGAAGAGTCTGTATTACAAGTCTTAGAGTTTTACACAAGACGAGTCTATTCAAGACGTGTATACTATTAATAATTCTATGAAAGAAAAGTCTGTTTTTGTATGGTTTGTACTAGAAGAGTATGTGCCAAAGGAGTCTGTACTAGAATGGTCTTTACTAGAAGAGTCCGTACAATAAAATCTTAACATGAATTGTATGCGCACAAATAATTCGTACTTGTATAGCAGAGTCGGTAGAAAAAGAGTCTGAACCTGAAAAGTTTGAACTTGCTTAAACAATCTGTACATCTCTCTGGGAGTTCAATCTAAATCATTTTagatgaataaaattgtttcttattATCTTACTTGGACATGCAGATAATGTACACGTGGCTGATGACGTGGAACTTCCTACACAGTTATTTCCCCCACCTGCAGGGGCTGGATTATTACATGACCTTGAACGTGACTTCGTTCCGCTAGCACAGGTCACTGAGCATGCGCCGTAAGATCCCCAAGATCCCCAGTTTCCATCAACTGTCGAGAAAACTCTTATCAAATTTCAATGTAAGAGAATTATGATATAATTGAAAACACACTTTTATTTATACTATTATATACAATAATGATAAATACTGTATACAAATTTTCCTGTGCTACGATTTGAACACGTGTCCTATGGATATGACCCAGTACACTATTGGGTTATCCACTACCCTGAGATACATTACTAAACTTTAAACATTGTATACGCTTTTATAGCTCTTATAATACCGGTATTTGATTGAGACTATTAccttataatatatatttttctaaccTCTACATGTGTTTGTTGGTGTACATGAGACGGTTTCACTTCCAGAACCAACACACTGTTTTCCGTCATAAGCAGGGGCCGGATTTGAACAGGTTCTGGTTCGAGTTTTAGTTCCTGATACCGTGCCCGACGTTGGTTGACAGGTCACAGAGCATGCGCCGTACGACGCCCAAGAAGTCCACTGTCCGTCAACTAGAGGATGAAAAAGAAAGTATTAGTTCATTAAACCCAGTACATGATTCTGAAGGGATCTGCGAAAAAGAATACAAGGCAGACTTACTTGGCGGTGGTTTAGCACAGTCTTCATTGATCTTCCCATCCCCGTCGTCATCTGTAAGTTTAAAAACGACAAAATGAAAGATTGAAATAACAGAAACAGTTCTACATTTAAATTTCTGATACTTTACATACACTCCGCCTAAAGTTGAATCAATCGTTCTGGTATGGTACCATATTTATACTGTTCGTCAGTAAGTGTTTTATGAATTCTGAATTGTCTGCCACTTCCACTGAAGTatgattaatttcaaaattctaGGGACTATATAGTTTTGCAA
This is a stretch of genomic DNA from Crassostrea angulata isolate pt1a10 chromosome 4, ASM2561291v2, whole genome shotgun sequence. It encodes these proteins:
- the LOC128180256 gene encoding SCO-spondin-like isoform X4 — encoded protein: MGTLYLVAICLMASTTAVLGAPDNRGTEFIIGFMENYIMGSYVQCELFVTTARTTMVSVKVDSPKCTSPKISASFSITAGKVKQLIFNYKIRVIGSRKESKGILVKATDEIVIYGINKERYSNDGFVGLPLDVLSDEYYVVAWYPPYRQCELMVVGVEDSTVASVTLGQHIGSRNVKYGGRTYYKGNTVKETLNKYDTWQLVSTGDLTGTYVTSTKKVAVFSGNKKTKIGSGGSQDHLVEQMTPVDTWGKNFATVPIPKRTVGDYFKFIASEDSTTVKITGGYTSTFTISRKGGMVQRLISSKAYCRIVANKPIMVTQFVQSQQRSSEPSDPSMLIIPPVEQYGADYTFATPKYSQGSYENFFMFIAEASEASGLRIDGKAFPTNTVYKAISGTTLVGGYISITEGTHTVRHISPIAIFGGFLYGRAPAETYGFTTGMRMAKVNTVCVPTPTVTGDGIDNDCDGKIDEELCTPENRNKDDDGDGKINEDCAKPPPIDGQWTSWASYGACSVTCQPTSGTVSGTKTRTRTCSNPAPAYDGKQCVGSGSETVSCTPTNTCRVDGNWGSWGSYGACSVTCASGTKSRSRSCNNPAPAGGGNNCVGSSTSSATCTLSACPIDGNWASWGSYSACSVTCGGGKQGRTRTCSNPAPQYGGLACSGSSSSSQSCNTHNCPIDGNWASWGSYAACSVTCGGGRQSRTRTCTNPAPQYLGANCIGGSSSSQSCNTHNCPIDGNWASWGSYGACTVTCGGGTQGRTRTCSSPAPQYGGKACSGSSSSSQSCNTHNCPIDGNWASWGSYAACSVTCGGGRQSRTRTCTNPAPQYLGANCVGSTSSSQSCNTHNCPIDGNWASWGSYSACTVTCGGGTQGRNRTCSNPVPKYGGKVCSGSSSSSQSCNTHNCPIDGNWASWGSYGACSVTCGGGSQSRNRTCTNPAPQYLGANCVGRTSSSRDCNTHNCPIDGNWASWGSYGACTVTCGGGTQGRTRTCTSPAPQYGGSACSGSASSFRSCNTHYCPIDGNWASWGSYAACSVTCGGGRQSRTRTCTNPAPQYLGANCVGSSSSLRDCNTHNCPIDGSWASWGSWATCTETCGGGVQSRTRSCNNPAPQYGGANCPGMSSSTQTCNTHNCPIDGVWSSWGSYGTCTVTCGGGSQTRSRSCSNPAPQYGGANCAGSTTSSQSCNSHNCPIDGGLTNWGSWGTCTVSCGGGTQVRTRSCTSPSPQYGGAQCSGATSQNQTCNTQVCIIDGAWANWGAWGTCSVSCGGGKRSRARTCTDPKPANGGRECSGASSDLEDCNSAACPTPAAGTYVQLCPTGWFTCQSGGITCIDRAFICDCSADCDDGSDESTSYAGCSASIIETCAQSSSNHLAMSSLAFLLVVLAVLLNRGIDV